The genome window GCAAAAGGCCCTGCCCATTTTTTAGGGAAAGTATACGATAAAGTTACTTCACGTAATTTGATGTAGTCTGCATCAAAAACATTTCGGCTATCTACACCATTATAATATGCTTTATAATAATCGTAAGCAGAAACTTCAGTTGTGTTTTTAACATATGATTTTGTTCCTTCATCCCACATTACACCATCTGCAACAACTCCATTCTCACGAACTCCATTAGCTGCTGTTTCTTCTAACATTCCAGAGTACATTCCCCACATATGTGAAGTAGAGAAGAATTTACCTCCTTTTTGAATATCAATTAATGCAGATAAAGAAACCCCTTTGTATGTAAATGTATTTCGGATACCCATGTTATAATCTGGAATAATTGATCCTAAGTTTGTTACTGCTGATTTTTCATAAAATCCATTTGCATCAACAACTTTATTTCCATTATCATCATAAACAAAATCTCTACCCATAAGCTGTCCATATTTCTGACCTGATATAGCCCATAATTGAACACTAAATGGTGCAGTTGATAAATTGTATGAATCCATTTCATCAGAAACTTTACCTACTTTATTGTTGTTTTTAGCAAAATTCCACGTTACTTTCCATTCAAAATCTTGATTTCTTAATGGAACAATATTTACTAATGCTTCAACACCTTCGTTACTCATCTCTCCTGCATTCAACCACTTATATCCATTTCCTGTAGACCAAGAGTGCTGAACTGGCACTAATAAATCTGTACGTTTCTCATTATAATAAGTCACATCAAAACCGAAACGATTATTAAACATAGATGCTTCTAAACCAACTTCCCATGTATCTTTAATCTCAGGTTTTAATAACGGATTCATCTTAGTATTTGACTGAATAAATGTAGGCGTTCCATTAAAGTTTATACTTGAACCTAATACATCCCCTGTTTGATATGGAGTTAAATCAGATGAAACTTGCGAAACACCTGCTCTTAATTTACCAAAATTTAACCAACTTGGTTTAAATACTTCAGAGAATACAAAACTCCCTGTGACAGATGGATAAAAATAACTATTATTTATTATAGGTAATGAAGAAAACCAGTCATTACGGCCCGTTGCCTCTAAGAATAACATATTCTTATATCCCAAAGAGATCATACCATATATAGAGTTCACTTCTGAAGTTTCTCTAAAACTCGATGTTGTTGGATTATCTAAACTATTTCCAATAAAATAATAATTAGGAACAACTAATCCACCATTTGTAGAAGATGATAATCTACTTTGTGTTTTGTGTCTTCTGTTCACCCCTGCAAAAGCATTTAAGGAGAAGTCTCCCCATTTTTTATCAAAATGTATACGTCCTTCATAGTTCATCTCAGTAAACTTATAGTACGCTTCAGAATACTTTGACATTGCTTGAGATCCTACAGCAACACGTTCAGACACTTGCATATCATAAGTATCTCCCATTACATTTGCAACAGCATAAAGTCCTGGTGCGATGTCATATTTAAACTCTACATTTCCATAAAAACGATCTCTTTTATCTTTTGATGTATTTTCATACACTACCCAATATGGATTATCAGAATATGCAGGAGTTCCTTCATCCCAAGATGTTCTATTCCAAGAACGCTGATTCCCATTAGCTAATTTATAATCTCTTAACTTGTTATAATCTAACTGTCTTTGTCCCCATTGGAACATTTTTTGAGCAACTGAGTTATCCCCGTATCCTACTTCTGGTCTATTAAAACCATCCGTTCTTGTATAAGTTAAATTAGTCGTTACAGTAAATACATCACTAAATTTATTAGATAAGTTAATACCTGCTGTTGTTTTCTTTAATGTAGAATTAGGTACAATACCTGTTTGATTGACATTAGATAATGAAACTCTAAAATTAGTTGATTCATATGATTTTGCAAAGGATACACTATTAGTATAAGCAACACCTGTATTAAAGAATGATTTAGCGTCATTTTTTGAAGCTCTCCAAGGCGTTGTTTTCATGTAATCGCTAGCAAACTCAGGATCAAAAGCATACCATTGTAAAACTTCTTGATTGTTAAATCTTGGTCCCCAAGATTCATCTGTAGCATAATCTACAATTTGATAATCTTTACCTCCAATATTTACAGTTTCAAAGGTATCAGAAGCTCCACCCCCATATAAATTTTGAAGACTTGGAATTTGATTAATTGATTCAAAAGCAACACCAGTATTAACAACGATATCTTCTCTACCTTTTTTTCCAGTTTTTGTCTTGATCATGATTACTCCATTCACAGCACGAGAACCGTATAAAGCAGATGCAGGTCCTCCTTTTAAAACGTTGATAGACTCTACATCATCTGGATTAATATCAAAAGCTCCATCACCATAATCACGACCTCCGCCACCACGCTGAGTATTTGTATCATTAACATTATTATTAGCTAATGGAATACCATCAATAACTATTAATGGCCTGTTTTCTCCTGTAATAGATCCAATACCTCTTAAAGTAATACGAGTAGATCCTCCTAAAGAAGAAGGTGCTGTAATCTGAGCTCCAGCTACGTTCCCTGATAAAGATTGTAATGCATTACTTCCTCTACCTGCTTGAATAACATCTCCTTTTACCTCTTGAGATGCATATCCTAATGATCTTTTATCACGAGTAATTCCTAATGCTGTTACTACAGCCCCTTCTAACTCTACCGTTTCAGAAGGCTTAAGAGTTACTTTATATTCTGAACCTGCACCAACTGAAAAAGTTTGAGTTGGTAATCCCATTGCTTCTACTGTTACTAAATCTCCTTGTTTAGCTTCAATACTAAACACCCCATTTTCGTCAGTGTAAGCTTCTTTTCCTGATGTTGTTTTTACAACAGCATCAGCTACTGGAAGTCCATCAGAGTCTGTTACAGTTCCTGTAACTGTCTTTTCTTGCGCATATAAAGAAGCTCCTAAAAGAAGTCCTCCTAATACAAACAAGTTTTTTAAATTTCTCCTCATCTGTTAAAACATTTTTAAAACTTTCATAAACTTAAGATTTCTCTAACATTTACAAAACTTTTTTATGCTAAATTTTGATAACTTTGTTAAAAAAATAAAAAATTGTATAAAGTTTTATCAAATCACGAATATGAAATAGGTTGTGATGAAGCAGGAAGGGGTTGTTTGAGCGGTCCTGTTGTAGCAGCAGCAGTTATTTTAGGAAGAGATTTTGAAAATGATATTATTAATGATTCAAAACAATTATCTGAAAAGAAAAGAAATTCGTTGAGA of Empedobacter falsenii contains these proteins:
- a CDS encoding SusC/RagA family TonB-linked outer membrane protein — protein: MRRNLKNLFVLGGLLLGASLYAQEKTVTGTVTDSDGLPVADAVVKTTSGKEAYTDENGVFSIEAKQGDLVTVEAMGLPTQTFSVGAGSEYKVTLKPSETVELEGAVVTALGITRDKRSLGYASQEVKGDVIQAGRGSNALQSLSGNVAGAQITAPSSLGGSTRITLRGIGSITGENRPLIVIDGIPLANNNVNDTNTQRGGGGRDYGDGAFDINPDDVESINVLKGGPASALYGSRAVNGVIMIKTKTGKKGREDIVVNTGVAFESINQIPSLQNLYGGGASDTFETVNIGGKDYQIVDYATDESWGPRFNNQEVLQWYAFDPEFASDYMKTTPWRASKNDAKSFFNTGVAYTNSVSFAKSYESTNFRVSLSNVNQTGIVPNSTLKKTTAGINLSNKFSDVFTVTTNLTYTRTDGFNRPEVGYGDNSVAQKMFQWGQRQLDYNKLRDYKLANGNQRSWNRTSWDEGTPAYSDNPYWVVYENTSKDKRDRFYGNVEFKYDIAPGLYAVANVMGDTYDMQVSERVAVGSQAMSKYSEAYYKFTEMNYEGRIHFDKKWGDFSLNAFAGVNRRHKTQSRLSSSTNGGLVVPNYYFIGNSLDNPTTSSFRETSEVNSIYGMISLGYKNMLFLEATGRNDWFSSLPIINNSYFYPSVTGSFVFSEVFKPSWLNFGKLRAGVSQVSSDLTPYQTGDVLGSSINFNGTPTFIQSNTKMNPLLKPEIKDTWEVGLEASMFNNRFGFDVTYYNEKRTDLLVPVQHSWSTGNGYKWLNAGEMSNEGVEALVNIVPLRNQDFEWKVTWNFAKNNNKVGKVSDEMDSYNLSTAPFSVQLWAISGQKYGQLMGRDFVYDDNGNKVVDANGFYEKSAVTNLGSIIPDYNMGIRNTFTYKGVSLSALIDIQKGGKFFSTSHMWGMYSGMLEETAANGVRENGVVADGVMWDEGTKSYVKNTTEVSAYDYYKAYYNGVDSRNVFDADYIKLREVTLSYTFPKKWAGPFANVTVSAFGRNLATWGLDKKGFDPEMASYGSGNIQGIEGGSLPSTRTYGMNLKLQF